One Ricinus communis isolate WT05 ecotype wild-type chromosome 1, ASM1957865v1, whole genome shotgun sequence DNA window includes the following coding sequences:
- the LOC8267350 gene encoding uncharacterized protein LOC8267350 yields the protein MEAQAHDAVTQASRVKAIIKLGSEIYSIDADKGSTISEELVSLKEKSMTVLKEFITKHNAPSDVPDELVEMSSDDEEEIADKQAHAKSKKTKLT from the coding sequence ATGGAGGCTCAAGCTCATGATGCAGTTACTCAAGCGTCTCGTGTTAAAGCCATAATTAAACTTGGATCAGAAATCTACTCTATCGATGCAGACAAGGGTAGTACCATATCTGAGGAATTGGTTtctttaaaagagaaaagcatGACTGTGTTGAAGGAATTCATTACCAAGCACAATGCTCCCAGTGATGTCCCTGATGAACTCGTTGAAATGTCTTCAGACGATGAAGAAGAAATCGCTGATAAGCAAGCGCATGCTAAATCAAAGAAGACTAAGCTTACTTGA
- the LOC8267351 gene encoding histidine kinase CKI1, translating to MKDQVDMDASMSSSGMQSEIENTAKLLHPLNSSATNLARILSSSLNGSTLSQLAIQNKVAPMLFQTFSVIPHISQISYFGLEGPFFAYYRDGNETYAIYSNSSIAPSNSSALSLQIKCTWYKQAADPDTGKLYGNASESQANILANASWIQEALSSGNGHASIGNGWSSAQDIIFLNSVSILGQGAISLGFPVNAVINFFNAIEFYGGSLCLATVKGDVLSNGLPNTQLVITGKSISFNLMNSDGDHIDHIGKVSCMPNKGMLRPSLLKIGEAKYMAYCSQLEIMGVQSVYALAFPHHGVVSTVDRSTKVALILLLVMVVAVFISIFSFVVLMVRAATREIHLSSALIRQMEATQQAERKSMNKSLAFASASHDIRAALAGITGLIEISYGEVSPYELQTNLHQMDDCAKDLVGLLNSILDTSKVEAGKMQVELEEFDLANLLEDVVDLFHPVGMQKGLDVILDPCDGSVLKFSNVKGDRGKLKQVLCNLLGNAVKFTSEGHVSVRAWARKPSLEDKIIASSQKGLWRHCSCWFMEHKDHDAETMDSMKQNPNCMEFLFEVDDTGIGIPKEMQKSVFENFVQAKETAFGQGGTGLGLGIVQSLVRLMGGEIGIVDKENNEKGTCFKFNTFLITSEIPSTSYTRGDIEMGRDSISNKAHQYSELTVKAPTSFTSFAASPRLSILGSSLKIDGSHVVLLIQNKQRQRIVQKFIERLGIRISVVSKWERLSSTLTKIRSKQNVSPYSYSGKSDLGSRNEISSSRPKKDVPLSYLDGAEQKPLSHRSSSSILKGAPSFILLVIDTSTGPFEKLQQAITEFRRGLHSARCKVVWLDKPTLRRIHGGIEDDIIDSDDEISLKPFHGSRLYHVIRFLPEFGGTLHHGVSSSKPKRESTIRARKAIKDPGSSSAIKLQRRQHSLQEGHMVVEGSTIREHHKTTGQYPARKDSIGSSEIHDRECGNQSSDKPLSGVRFLVADDDQASRMVAKGNLSKLGASVKLCANGEEALELVRYGLQNQNKNRRYSVAPYDYILMDCEMPIMNGYEATRQIRLEERSYDIHMPVIALTADDDNGEKMEEAGMDDHLHKPLNRDQLLKAIGIKESI from the exons ATGAAAGACCAAGTTGATATGGACGCTAGTATGTCTAGCTCTGGAATGCAATCTGAAATTGAAAACACTGCTAAATTGTTGCACCCATTAAACTCTTCTGCAACAAATTTGGCAAGAATCTTGAGTTCATCTCTCAACGGAAGTACTCTCTCTCAACTTGCAATTCAGAACAAG GTAGCTCCAATGTTGTTTCAAACATTTTCAGTAATTCCTCACATATCGCAGATTTCATATTTTGGATTGGAAGGTCCTTTTTTCGCCTACTATCGTGATGGCAACGAGACTTATGCAATATATTCTAACTCATCTATAGCTCCTTCCAATTCAAGCGCCCTAAGTCTACAAATAAAATGCACTTGGTATAAGCAAGCTGCAGACCCTGACACAGGAAAACTATATGGAAATGCAAGTGAGTCTCAGGCTAACATCTTGGCTAATGCAAGTTGGATTCAAGAAGCCTTAAGTAGTGGTAATGGGCATGCCTCTATAGGAAATGGATGGAGCAGTGCTCAGGATATTATATTCCTTAATTCTGTTAGTATACTTGGACAAGGGGCTATCTCCTTAGGATTTCCAGTTAACGCAGTGATCAATTTCTTCAATGCAATAGAATTTTATGGTGGAAGCTTATGCTTGGCTACTGTAAAAGGAGACGTACTTTCAAACGGGCTACCTAACACTCAACTGGTGATAACAGGAAAATCAATTTCCTTTAACTTGATGAATTCGGATGGTGACCATATAGATCATATAGGAAAAGTATCATGCATGCCTAATAAAGGCATGCTAAGGCCTTCACTTCTGAAGATTGGAGAAGCAAAGTACATGGCTTACTGTTCTCAACTGGAAATTATGGGAGTACAATCA GTGTATGCACTGGCTTTCCCACACCATGGAGTAGTGAGTACTGTCGACAGGAGTACCAAAGTGGCTCTAATTTTATTGCTGGTAATGGTAGTTGCAGTCTTTATCTCAATTTTCAGTTTTGTAGTGCTGATGGTCAGGGCGGCAACTAGAGAGATACATCTATCTTCAGCACTGATAAGACAAATGGAAGCAACTCAACAAGCAGAAAGGAAGAGCATGAATAAGAGTCTTGCCTTTGCTAGCGCTAGCCACGATATCCGTGCTGCCTTAGCAGGCATTACTGGGTTGATAGAGATAAGCTATGGAGAAGTATCTCCTTATGAATTACAGACGAATTTACATCAAATGGATGATTGTGCAAAGGATCTAGTAG GTTTGCTGAATTCGATTCTTGATACGAGCAAAGTTGAAGCTGGAAAGATGCAGGTTGAATTAGAGGAATTTGATTTAGCCAACCTGCTTGAAGATGTAGTAGATTTGTTTCACCCTGTAGGTATGCAAAAAGGTTTAGATGTTATATTGGATCCTTGTGATGGATCTGTTCTTAAATTCTCTAATGTAAAAGGCGACAGGGGAAAGCTGAAACAAGTCCTCTGTAATTTATTGGGCAATGCTGTCAAGTTTACTTCTGAAGGGCACGTATCGGTTCGAGCATGGGCACGGAAGCCCAGCTTGGAGGACAAGATTATTGCTTCCAGTCAGAAAGGACTCTGGAGACACTGCTCGTGTTGGTTTATGGAGCACAAAGATCATGATGCGGAAACCATGGATTCAATGAAGCAGAATCCCAACTGTATGGAATTTCTATTTGAAGTGGACGATACAGGTATAGGAATTCCGAAAGAAATGCAAAAATCagtgtttgaaaattttgttcAGGCGAAGGAGACAGCTTTCGGGCAAGGAGGCACTGGCTTAGGACTTGGAATTGTTCAATCTTTG GTACGTTTGATGGGTGGAGAAATAGGAATTGTTGATAAAGAGAACAACGAGAAGGGAACATGCTTCAAGTTTAACACTTTCCTCATAACTTCTGAGATTCCTTCAACTAGTTACACAAGAGGTGACATTGAAATGGGAAGGGATTCCATATCCAATAAGGCACATCAATATTCAGAGCTGACTGTTAAAGCTCCTACTAGTTTTACTAGCTTTGCTGCCAGTCCCAGGTTGTCTATATTAGGTTCTAGTCTGAAGATTGATGGATCTCATGTTGTTCTCTTGATCCAAAATAAACAGCGGCAAAGAATCGTTCAAAAGTTCATAGAGAGATTGGGGATAAGGATATCAGTTGTCAGCAAATGGGAACGCCTTTCTTCCACGCTAACCAAAATTAGATCTAAGCAGAATGTTTCACCTTACAGCTATTCAGGGAAATCAGATCTTGGTTCAAGGAATGAAATCTCTAGCAGTAGGCCAAAGAAGGATGTTCCTTTAAGTTACTTGGATGGGGCAGAACAAAAGCCACTTTCCCACAGAAGTAGCAGCAGCATTCTAAAAGGTGCTCCAAGCTTTATTTTGCTTGTGATTGATACTAGCACCGGACCATTTGAAAAACTCCAACAAGCTATAACTGAATTTAGAAGAGGCCTCCACAGTGCTCGTTGCAAGGTTGTTTGGTTGGACAAACCAACTTTGCGTAGAATTCATGGAGGCATTGAAGATGATATAATTGACTCAGATGATGAAATTTCGCTGAAACCATTTCATGGCTCTCGTTTGTATCACGTAATTAGGTTTCTACCAGAATTTGGGGGTACCTTGCACCATGGAGTTTCGTCATCCAAACCCAAGAGGGAAAGTACAATTCGAGCAAGAAAAGCTATTAAAGATCCTGGATCATCATCTGCAATTAAGTTACAACGTAGGCAACACTCACTTCAAGAAGGGCACATGGTAGTAGAGGGCAGCACAATTAGGGAGCACCACAAGACAACAGGACAATATCCAGCTAGAAAAGATTCAATTGGATCTTCAGAGATACATGATAGAGAATGTGGTAACCAAAGCAGTGATAAACCCTTGAGCGGGGTGAGATTCTTGGTTGCTGATGATGATCAAGCCTCCCGCATGGTAGCCAAGGGTAATCTTTCAAAACTCGGTGCGTCTGTTAAGCTTTGTGCAAATGGAGAGGAAGCTCTAGAACTAGTCCGTTACGGTCTACaaaaccaaaacaaaaatagaagaTATTCCGTGGCTCCTTATGATTACATTCTAATGGACTGTGAG ATGCCAATAATGAATGGGTATGAAGCAACGAGGCAGATAAGATTAGAGGAGAGATCTTATGACATTCATATGCCCGTTATAGCATTAACAGCAGATGATGATAATGGCGAGAAGATGGAGGAGGCAGGAATGGATGACCATCTGCACAAACCACTaaatagagatcaattgcTGAAAGCCATAGGAATTAAGGAGTCCATATAG